In Zingiber officinale cultivar Zhangliang chromosome 6A, Zo_v1.1, whole genome shotgun sequence, a single genomic region encodes these proteins:
- the LOC121997184 gene encoding chitin-inducible gibberellin-responsive protein 2-like has protein sequence MHASVESHIMTENPRSSDYSPTEDASKFTNAQSLPSQMEFCTLESSLPTANHSVQNSPSSLSISPSSWSPMSQLDWHSDYVHGSPVGALCVTEDQHDLKSKLREIENEMLGSEFDTVEQLKNTYPAHLPLDPEKWRQLMGIPGGGLKQHLVACARAIAENDLVAVEWLIPELKHMVSVSGEPIQRLGAYLLEGLIAKLSASGSSIYKALKCKEPASSDLLSYMHILYEVCPYFKFGYLSANGAISEAIKDENTVHIIDFLIAQGSQWVTLIQALAERPGGPPHVRITGIDDPFNAYARGGGLHIVGQRLSRLASSCGVPFEFHAVPISACDLELEHLDVQPNEALAVNFAMQLHHVPDESVSTRNHRDRILRMIKSLSPKVVTLVEQEANTNTAPFFPRFLQTLEYYTAVFESIDVTLPRENKDRMSVEQHCLARDIVNVIACEGAERVERHELFGKWKYRLTMAGFQPSPLSPLVNATIKTLLHSYSQYYQLEEHAGVLYLGWMNKPLVVSSAWR, from the coding sequence atgcatgctagtgtggAATCTCATATTATGACTGAAAATCCCCGATCTTCAGACTATTCTCCTACCGAGGATGCGTCCAAGTTTACAAATGCACAATCTCTGCCAAGTCAAATGGAATTCTGCACTCTTGAATCCTCCTTACCAACTGCTAATCATAGTGTGCAGAATTCTCCATCTTCCCTCAGCATCTCTCCGAGCAGCTGGAGCCCCATGTCCCAGCTAGATTGGCACTCTGATTACGTCCATGGATCTCCAGTCGGTGCTTTGTGTGTTACTGAAGATCAGCATGACCTGAAGTCCAAGTTAAGGGAGATCGAGAACGAGATGCTGGGCTCTGAATTTGATACTGTTGAGCAACTGAAGAACACCTATCCAGCCCATCTGCCTCTGGATCCAGAGAAGTGGAGGCAACTGATGGGAATTCCTGGAGGAGGCTTGAAACAGCATCTCGTAGCCTGTGCAAGAGCTATTGCAGAGAATGATCTCGTTGCTGTTGAATGGCTGATTCCGGAGTTAAAGCATATGGTTTCAGTTTCTGGGGAACCAATTCAACGATTAGGAGCATACTTGCTTGAAGGCCTAATCGCTAAACTGTCCGCCTCTGGTAGTTCCATCTACAAAGCTTTGAAGTGCAAAGAACCTGCTAGTTCTGATCTCCTCTCCTACATGCATATCCTTTATGAGGTCTGTCCATACTTCAAGTTTGGCTACTTGTCTGCGAACGGAGCAATTTCAGAGGCGATCAAGGATGAAAACACGGTTCACATTATCGATTTTCTGATCGCTCAGGGAAGCCAGTGGGTTACTCTCATTCAGGCCCTTGCAGAAAGACCTGGTGGTCCGCCACATGTGCGAATCACTGGAATTGATGATCCTTTCAATGCATATGCACGAGGTGGTGGTCTACACATCGTGGGACAGAGACTCTCTCGACTCGCTAGTTCATGCGGTGTGCCTTTTGAGTTTCATGCTGTACCGATATCAGCATGCGATTTAGAACTTGAACACCTGGATGTTCAACCAAATGAGGCATTGGCAGTGAACTTTGCAATGCAGCTGCATCACGTACCAGACGAGAGCGTGAGCACAAGGAACCACCGGGATCGAATTTTGAGGATGATCAAGAGTCTTTCCCCTAAGGTAGTGACGCTCGTTGAGCAAGAAGCGAACACAAATACAGCTCCTTTTTTCCCAAGGTTTTTGCAAACCCTTGAATACTATACTGCCGTCTTTGAATCTATCGATGTGACTCTTCCAAGAGAAAACAAAGATAGAATGAGTGTAGAGCAACACTGCCTTGCAAGGGATATAGTCAATGTGATTGCTTGTGAGGGTGCCGAAAGAGTGGAGAGACATGAGCTCTTTGGGAAATGGAAGTATCGGTTAACCATGGCCGGATTCCAGCCATCTCCTCTCAGTCCTTTGGTGAATGCAACCATCAAGACACTGTTACATAGCTATTCACAGTACTACCAACTTGAGGAGCACGCTGGCGTACTTTATCTCGGATGGATGAACAAGCCTCTGGTTGTTTCATCTGCCTGGAGATGA